A single region of the Brachypodium distachyon strain Bd21 chromosome 3, Brachypodium_distachyon_v3.0, whole genome shotgun sequence genome encodes:
- the LOC100837997 gene encoding cytoplasmic tRNA 2-thiolation protein 1 — protein MQSAPSTRAGSRLCVRCGERKAALKRPKTLEQICRECFYVVFEDEIHRTIVDNCLFKPGERVAIGASGGKDSTVLAYVLSELNNRHKYGLDLFLLSIDEGITGYRDDSLETVKRNEIQYGLPLKIVSYKDLYDWTMDDIVKAIGLKNNCTFCGVFRRQALDRGAALLKVDKIVTGHNADDIAETVLLNILRGDIARLSRCTFITTGEDGPIPRCKPFKYTYEKEIVMYAYFKKLDYFSTECIYSPNAYRGFAREFIKDLERMRPRAILDIITSGENFRISTTTKMPEQGTCERCGYISSQKLCKACVLLDGLNRGLPKLGIGRTTKGGAGADGNGERPGKQKERNRSSLQGKHGNFDF, from the exons ATGCAGTCTGCTCCTTCGACGAGGGCGGGGAGCCGCCTCTGCGTGCGCTGCGGCGAGCGGAAGGCCGCGCTCAAGCGGCCCAAAACCCTAGAGCAG ATATGCAGGGAATGCTTCTATGTCGTcttcgaggacgagattcatcgaACTATTGTTGACAATTGTTTGTTTAAACCCGGTGAACGTGTGGCAATTGGAGCTTCTGGTGGAAAAG ATTCAACTGTGCTTGCCTACGTGTTATCAGAGTTAAATAATCGTCACAAATATGGCCTCGATTTGTTCCTTTTATCTATTGATGAAGGAATCACAGGCTACAGAGATGACTCCCTAGAAACTGTTAAAAGGAATGAAATACAG TATGGCCTACCACTGAAAATTGTTTCCTATAAGGACCTCTATGACTGGACAATGGATGATATTGTGAAAGCAATTGGCCTGAAAAACAATTGTACTTTTTGTGGTGTTTTTCGACGTCAG GCACTGGACAGAGGTGCTGCTCTTTTGAAGGTTGATAAGATTGTAACTGGGCATAATGCAGATGACATTGCCGAGACTGTCTTGCTGAATATTTTACGTGGTGATATTGCAAG GTTAAGTAGATGCACCTTCATAACTACTGGTGAAGATGGGCCAATCCCAAGATGCAAGCCTTTCAAATACACCTACGAGAAGGAGATTGTTAT GTACGCGTATTTCAAAAAGCTGGACTACTTCTCCACTGAAT GTATCTATTCACCAAATGCATATCGTGGATTTGCTCGTGAATTCATTAAAGATTTGGAAAGGATGAG GCCTAGAGCTATACTGGACATCATAACATCCGGCGAGAATTTCCGGATAtccacaacaacaaaaatgccAGAGCAAGGAACATGTGAACGTTGTGGTTACATTTCTAGTCAG AAATTATGCAAAGCTTGCGTCTTGCTGGATGGATTGAATCGTGGCTTGCCGAAACTAGGCATAGGGAGGACTACTAAAGGTGGTGCTGGGGCTGATGGTAATGGTGAGCGTCCAGGCAAACAAAAGGAGAGGAATAGGTCTAGTCTACAAGGAAAACATGGCAACTTCGACTTCTGA